The following are from one region of the Flavimobilis soli genome:
- a CDS encoding D-hexose-6-phosphate mutarotase, with translation MTVTLPSSVRIEPGVGDGDLLVVETPSGTARIHTYGAHLVSWVPAGGADLLWVSPRTAYEPGAAIRGGVPLCFPWFGPHPSGTGPAHGFARVSVWRLVEATELPDDATHPGGGVAVTLELTEQDVDPALTSVWPHPFAARVRLVVGRELSLSLAVTNTGGQTFSVSEALHTYVAVGDVRRVIVTGLDGATYVDKVADDVHVQVGPVVLDGETDRVYTGTAATTQVVEPGRPTVTVAKSGSRSTVVWNPWAEKAAAMADVPDDAWTGFVCVETANAFDDSFAVEPGETRTITARFTVG, from the coding sequence ATGACGGTGACGTTGCCGTCGTCCGTCCGCATCGAGCCCGGCGTGGGCGACGGCGACCTGCTCGTCGTCGAGACGCCGTCGGGCACCGCCCGCATCCACACGTACGGCGCGCACCTCGTCTCGTGGGTGCCCGCGGGTGGCGCGGACCTGCTGTGGGTGTCGCCGCGCACGGCGTACGAGCCGGGCGCGGCGATCCGCGGCGGTGTGCCGCTGTGCTTCCCCTGGTTCGGCCCGCACCCGTCCGGGACGGGCCCCGCGCACGGCTTCGCGCGCGTGTCCGTGTGGCGCCTCGTCGAGGCGACGGAGCTGCCCGACGACGCCACTCACCCCGGCGGCGGCGTCGCGGTGACGCTCGAGCTGACGGAGCAGGACGTCGACCCGGCCCTGACGAGCGTGTGGCCGCACCCGTTCGCGGCGCGCGTGCGGCTCGTCGTCGGGCGCGAGCTGTCGCTGTCGCTGGCCGTGACGAACACCGGCGGGCAGACGTTCTCCGTGTCGGAAGCCCTGCACACCTACGTCGCGGTCGGCGACGTGCGCCGCGTGATCGTCACGGGGCTCGACGGCGCGACGTACGTCGACAAGGTTGCTGACGACGTCCACGTCCAGGTCGGCCCGGTCGTGCTCGACGGCGAGACCGACCGCGTCTACACGGGCACCGCGGCGACCACGCAGGTCGTCGAGCCGGGCCGCCCGACCGTGACGGTCGCGAAGTCCGGGTCGCGGTCGACCGTCGTGTGGAACCCGTGGGCCGAGAAGGCCGCCGCGATGGCAGACGTGCCCGACGACGCGTGGACCGGCTTCGTGTGCGTCGAGACGGCGAACGCGTTCGACGACTCCTTCGCGGTCGAGCCGGGCGAGACCCGCACGATCACGGCCCGCTTCACGGTCGGCTGA
- the nirB gene encoding nitrite reductase large subunit NirB encodes MDTTTSQPQADGGSAQPEVVSPTPADGAIAAPGTDVAPARTGTDAPVALPADDEAGPAEAPAPAAAQPQGSSAGPTEAPTPPATTQPQGSAPRRVVVVGGGMVAQRFVEALRDRDDAGRFSVTVLAEEPRAPYDRVALTSYFSGRDPEDLALGDSALWQDPLVRLVRGDAVTSVDRDAWTVTTASGRTFPYDELVLATGSDAAVPPIEGNDLPGVFVYRTIDDVAALRGWVEERAAKRPVRGAVIGGGLLGLEAAGALKALGAHATVIQFGTHLMSAQVDLGGGEALRRLINDLGVAVRVNTATQRMRPSRRTGAVGRLDFADGGRLDVDVVVIATGVRPRDELGRGMGLEIGARGGVVVDDACRTAAENVWAIGEVACIQGACIGLVAPGYAMAEVVVDRLLGGAATFPGADTATKLKLAGVDVASWGDAFGTTPGSMEVVWADPVGGVYKKLVLADDARTLLGGVLVGDASAYASLRPMLGRALPGDPAAFLLPEGGAGAPDLELPDDAGVCSCNNVSAGTVRAAVTEHGCTDLAGVKACTRAGTSCGSCLPLVKKLMTAELTKSGVEVSNALCEHFDLSRAQLYDAVRVAGLTSFSEVVARFGTPDAGRGCDICKPVVASILSTIAPAHVLDGERATLQDTNDHVMANMQKDGTYSVVPRIPGGEITPEGLLVIGQVAKDFGLYTKITGGQRIDMFGARIDQLPEIWQRLVDAGFESGHAYGKSLRTVKSCVGSTWCRFGVQDSVGLAVDLELRYRGLRSPHKIKLGVSGCARECAEARGKDVGVIATDNGWNVYVGGNGGFTPKHAVLLAEDLSTEDLVRTIDRFLMYYIRTADRLQRTAAWVEDYEGGVDAIRSVVLEDSLGICADLDAAMALHLETYEDEWAATLADPEKLRHFRSFVNAPDEHDRTLAYVAERGQARPATLDERAARGSGPVLVAGTTLEVRS; translated from the coding sequence ATGGACACAACGACCTCCCAGCCCCAGGCAGACGGCGGCTCGGCACAGCCCGAGGTCGTCTCGCCCACGCCCGCGGACGGTGCGATCGCCGCGCCCGGCACCGACGTCGCGCCCGCTCGGACGGGCACGGACGCGCCGGTTGCGCTCCCGGCCGACGACGAGGCCGGCCCCGCCGAGGCCCCGGCACCCGCCGCCGCGCAGCCTCAGGGCAGTTCGGCCGGCCCCACCGAGGCCCCGACGCCCCCCGCCACCACGCAACCTCAGGGCAGCGCGCCGCGGCGGGTCGTCGTGGTCGGTGGCGGCATGGTCGCGCAGCGGTTCGTCGAGGCGCTCCGCGACCGTGACGACGCCGGCCGGTTCTCGGTCACGGTCCTCGCGGAGGAGCCGCGCGCGCCCTACGACCGCGTCGCGCTCACCTCGTACTTCTCCGGCCGCGACCCCGAGGACCTCGCGCTCGGCGACTCGGCGCTGTGGCAGGACCCGCTCGTGCGGCTCGTCCGCGGCGATGCGGTCACCTCCGTCGACCGCGACGCCTGGACCGTCACGACGGCCTCGGGCCGCACGTTCCCGTACGACGAGCTGGTCCTCGCGACGGGCTCTGACGCCGCGGTCCCGCCGATCGAGGGCAACGACCTGCCGGGCGTGTTCGTCTACCGCACGATCGACGACGTCGCGGCCCTGCGCGGCTGGGTCGAGGAGCGCGCGGCGAAGCGTCCGGTCCGTGGCGCGGTCATCGGCGGCGGCCTGCTCGGTCTCGAGGCGGCGGGAGCGCTCAAGGCGCTCGGCGCGCACGCGACCGTCATCCAGTTCGGCACGCACCTCATGAGCGCGCAGGTCGACCTCGGCGGCGGTGAGGCGCTGCGCCGTCTCATCAACGACCTGGGGGTCGCGGTGCGGGTCAACACCGCGACGCAGCGCATGCGGCCGTCGCGGCGGACGGGCGCCGTCGGGCGGCTCGACTTTGCGGACGGCGGCCGGCTCGACGTGGACGTCGTCGTCATCGCGACGGGCGTGCGGCCGCGCGACGAGCTCGGCCGCGGCATGGGCCTCGAGATCGGCGCGCGCGGCGGCGTCGTGGTCGACGACGCGTGCCGCACCGCGGCGGAGAACGTGTGGGCGATCGGCGAGGTCGCGTGCATCCAGGGCGCGTGCATCGGCCTGGTCGCGCCGGGGTACGCGATGGCGGAGGTCGTCGTCGACCGGCTCCTCGGCGGCGCGGCGACGTTCCCGGGTGCGGACACGGCGACGAAGCTCAAGCTCGCGGGCGTGGACGTCGCGTCGTGGGGCGACGCGTTCGGGACGACGCCGGGGTCGATGGAGGTCGTCTGGGCGGACCCGGTCGGTGGCGTCTACAAGAAGCTCGTGCTCGCCGACGACGCGCGCACCCTGCTCGGCGGAGTGCTCGTCGGTGACGCGTCGGCGTACGCGAGCCTGCGGCCGATGCTCGGCCGTGCCCTCCCGGGCGACCCGGCGGCGTTCCTCCTGCCGGAGGGCGGCGCGGGTGCGCCGGACCTCGAGCTGCCCGACGACGCGGGCGTCTGCTCGTGCAACAACGTCTCGGCGGGCACGGTCCGCGCCGCGGTCACGGAGCACGGCTGTACCGACCTCGCGGGCGTCAAGGCGTGCACGCGCGCCGGCACGAGCTGCGGCTCGTGCCTCCCGCTCGTGAAGAAGCTCATGACGGCGGAGCTCACGAAGTCGGGCGTCGAGGTGTCGAACGCGCTCTGCGAGCACTTCGACCTGTCGCGCGCGCAGCTGTACGACGCCGTCCGCGTCGCTGGCCTGACGTCGTTCAGCGAGGTGGTCGCACGGTTCGGGACGCCGGACGCCGGTCGCGGCTGCGACATCTGCAAGCCGGTCGTCGCGTCGATCCTGTCGACGATCGCGCCGGCGCACGTGCTCGACGGCGAACGCGCGACGCTCCAGGACACGAACGACCACGTCATGGCGAACATGCAGAAGGACGGCACGTACTCGGTCGTCCCGCGCATCCCGGGCGGTGAGATCACCCCGGAGGGCCTGCTCGTCATCGGGCAGGTTGCGAAGGACTTCGGGTTGTACACGAAGATCACGGGCGGTCAGCGGATCGACATGTTCGGGGCGCGGATCGACCAGCTCCCGGAGATCTGGCAGCGGCTCGTGGACGCGGGCTTCGAGTCGGGTCACGCGTACGGCAAGTCGCTGCGCACGGTGAAGTCGTGCGTCGGGTCGACGTGGTGCCGCTTCGGCGTGCAGGACTCGGTCGGTCTCGCCGTCGACCTCGAGCTGCGCTACCGGGGGCTGCGGTCGCCGCACAAGATCAAGCTCGGCGTCTCGGGCTGCGCCCGCGAGTGCGCGGAGGCGCGCGGCAAGGACGTCGGCGTGATCGCGACGGACAACGGCTGGAACGTGTACGTCGGCGGCAACGGCGGGTTCACGCCGAAGCACGCGGTGCTGCTCGCGGAGGACCTGTCGACCGAGGACCTGGTCCGCACGATCGACCGTTTCCTCATGTACTACATCCGCACGGCGGACCGGCTGCAGCGCACGGCCGCGTGGGTCGAGGACTACGAGGGTGGGGTCGACGCGATCCGGTCGGTGGTCCTCGAGGACTCGCTCGGCATCTGCGCCGACCTGGACGCCGCGATGGCGCTGCACCTCGAGACGTACGAGGACGAGTGGGCGGCGACGCTCGCCGACCCGGAGAAGCTGCGGCACTTCCGCAGCTTCGTCAACGCCCCTGACGAGCACGACCGCACCCTCGCGTACGTCGCGGAGCGCGGGCAGGCGCGGCCCGCGACACTTGACGAGCGCGCCGCGCGCGGCTCGGGTCCGGTGCTCGTCGCTGGAACCACCCTGGAGGTCCGCTCATGA
- a CDS encoding uroporphyrinogen-III synthase, with protein sequence MTTPSTAPGAAPVTGAAESGTAAVPAATGADAAAPASTSPATAAPARPAVTGTPTSQPGLDPVLAGLTVLITADRRSTELSAALERRGATIRHAPAMRIIPHEYDTELVAATRALLADPPSTVIATTGIGFRAWIEAADAAGLADDLHALLERARLIARGPKARGAIQAAGLTADWVAESETSAEILDLLLTEGVAGERVAIQQHGSGADQLDVELAAAGAEVRNLVVYRWGPPADPQAVVESVRAAALGEVDAVVFTSAPGAHAWLEVVDREGVGKALATRFADRSLIAAAVGPVTAAPLVARGIEPVVPERARLGALVRALVSHYEEDRTTQVATVAGCLQVRSRAALLDGHVLPLSPATLEVLRVLAARAGEVVTRAELLQVLPGLSEDPHTAEVAVARLRDAVAQHAPDARALVQTVVKRGYRLAVA encoded by the coding sequence ATGACGACGCCGAGCACGGCCCCCGGGGCCGCGCCCGTCACCGGTGCCGCTGAGAGCGGCACCGCAGCTGTTCCTGCCGCCACCGGGGCCGACGCCGCAGCCCCCGCGTCCACGTCGCCCGCGACCGCCGCTCCCGCGCGCCCCGCGGTGACCGGCACCCCGACGTCCCAGCCCGGTCTCGACCCTGTGCTCGCTGGTCTCACGGTGCTGATCACGGCGGACCGTCGGTCGACCGAGCTGAGCGCCGCGCTCGAGCGCCGCGGCGCGACCATCCGCCACGCGCCGGCGATGCGGATCATCCCGCACGAGTACGACACCGAGCTCGTCGCGGCGACGCGCGCCCTCCTCGCCGATCCGCCGAGCACGGTCATCGCGACGACGGGCATCGGGTTCCGCGCGTGGATCGAAGCAGCCGACGCCGCCGGTCTCGCCGACGACCTGCACGCCCTGCTCGAGCGGGCCCGGCTGATCGCACGCGGCCCCAAGGCCCGCGGGGCCATCCAGGCTGCGGGCCTCACCGCTGACTGGGTCGCCGAGTCCGAGACGAGCGCCGAGATCCTCGACCTGCTCCTGACCGAGGGCGTCGCGGGCGAGCGGGTCGCGATCCAGCAGCACGGCTCGGGCGCCGACCAGCTCGACGTCGAGTTGGCTGCGGCTGGCGCGGAGGTCCGGAACCTCGTCGTCTACCGGTGGGGCCCGCCGGCCGACCCGCAGGCGGTCGTCGAGTCGGTGCGCGCGGCCGCGCTCGGCGAGGTCGACGCCGTCGTGTTCACGTCCGCGCCGGGCGCGCACGCCTGGCTCGAGGTCGTGGACCGCGAGGGTGTGGGCAAGGCGCTCGCGACGCGCTTCGCCGACCGGTCGCTCATCGCCGCGGCGGTCGGGCCGGTCACGGCGGCGCCGCTCGTCGCGCGCGGGATCGAGCCGGTCGTGCCGGAACGGGCGCGCCTCGGGGCGCTCGTGCGTGCGCTCGTGAGCCACTACGAGGAGGACCGCACGACCCAGGTCGCGACGGTCGCCGGGTGCCTGCAGGTCCGGTCGCGCGCTGCCCTGCTGGACGGCCACGTGCTGCCGCTGTCCCCAGCGACGCTCGAGGTGCTCCGCGTCCTTGCCGCCCGGGCGGGCGAGGTGGTCACGCGCGCGGAGCTGCTCCAGGTGCTGCCCGGTCTGTCCGAGGACCCGCACACCGCCGAGGTCGCGGTCGCCAGGCTGCGCGACGCCGTCGCGCAGCACGCCCCGGACGCCCGGGCGCTCGTCCAGACGGTCGTCAAGCGCGGCTACCGCCTCGCCGTCGCCTGA
- a CDS encoding OsmC family protein, with protein sequence MGLLHQYDLTVEWTGAGESGTASYTSYTRDHVVRIDGKPDLLGSSDTAFRGDPSRHTPEDLLVAALSQCHMLWFLHVASSEGVVVTGYTDRAQGTMRVESGGAGQFTDVVLHPHVVVRDATTASGAPVDDALLAHLHATAHERCFIARSVNFPVHVEPTLSVEQGAPA encoded by the coding sequence ATGGGACTCCTGCACCAGTACGACCTCACTGTCGAGTGGACCGGCGCCGGCGAGTCCGGGACCGCGTCCTACACCTCCTACACGCGTGACCACGTCGTCCGCATCGACGGCAAGCCTGACCTCCTCGGGTCCTCCGACACCGCCTTCCGTGGCGACCCGTCGCGCCACACACCCGAGGACCTGCTCGTCGCGGCCCTCTCGCAGTGCCACATGCTGTGGTTCCTGCACGTCGCGTCGAGCGAGGGCGTCGTCGTCACCGGCTACACGGACCGCGCGCAGGGCACGATGCGCGTCGAGTCGGGCGGCGCGGGCCAGTTCACGGACGTCGTCCTGCACCCGCACGTCGTCGTACGGGACGCGACGACGGCGTCGGGCGCGCCCGTCGACGACGCGCTGCTGGCACACCTGCACGCGACGGCGCACGAGCGCTGCTTCATCGCCCGCTCGGTGAACTTCCCCGTGCACGTCGAGCCGACGCTGAGCGTCGAGCAGGGCGCACCCGCATGA
- the nirD gene encoding nitrite reductase small subunit NirD → MTGIPALVDATPAEGAPAAAVPGGVLPGNVPDAAWTPVCALADLAVERGAAALVDGEQVALFRLLDDTVHAVQQHEPHTQAMVMSRGIVGTRGGRPVVTSPLYKQVFDLLTGECLDTTKGERTPLVTWPVEVRDGVVHVGSSGAPGARTAA, encoded by the coding sequence ATGACCGGCATCCCCGCTCTCGTCGACGCGACGCCCGCCGAGGGCGCGCCCGCCGCGGCCGTGCCGGGCGGTGTCCTGCCTGGCAACGTGCCCGACGCCGCGTGGACCCCGGTCTGCGCGCTCGCGGACCTCGCGGTCGAGCGGGGCGCGGCGGCTCTCGTCGACGGCGAGCAGGTCGCGCTCTTCCGGCTGCTCGACGACACCGTCCACGCCGTGCAGCAGCACGAGCCGCACACCCAGGCGATGGTCATGTCGCGCGGCATCGTCGGTACCCGCGGCGGGCGACCGGTCGTGACGTCGCCCCTGTACAAGCAGGTGTTCGACCTGCTGACGGGGGAGTGCCTGGACACGACGAAGGGCGAGCGCACGCCGCTCGTGACGTGGCCGGTCGAGGTGCGCGACGGCGTCGTGCACGTCGGGTCCTCGGGTGCGCCGGGAGCGAGGACAGCGGCATGA
- the cobA gene encoding uroporphyrinogen-III C-methyltransferase: MSTRRSVGQGPVAPGSAVRNPAANGSGAPGSAARISAARTSAARGAVAPGSVVLVGGGTGAVDLMTVRARRALFSADVVVADRLGPTSVLGDLPKRVRVIDVGKRPGAHAVPQERINEILVAEAVAGNRVVRLKGGDPFLFGRGGEEVAACRARGIAVEVVPGVSSALAAPASACVPVTHRGTASALLVVQGHDELPELAVQAVVTRAATVAVLMGVARLAEHVEALLAAGAGAQTPVAIVEQATTEGERATFTTLGSLVQTCADVGVRSPAVVVLGDVADPALLGLDLHALDVPLTPETLADGAGVDTSAPSDARAYAPHVDAAAREAEVAYA, translated from the coding sequence ATGAGTACGCGGCGCTCGGTCGGGCAGGGTCCGGTCGCGCCGGGCTCCGCCGTGCGCAACCCGGCCGCGAACGGCTCGGGGGCGCCGGGATCCGCCGCGCGCATCTCCGCCGCGCGCACCTCGGCCGCGCGGGGCGCGGTGGCGCCGGGCTCCGTCGTCCTCGTCGGCGGCGGCACGGGCGCGGTGGACCTGATGACGGTGCGCGCGCGACGCGCGCTGTTCTCGGCCGATGTCGTCGTCGCTGACCGGCTCGGCCCGACGTCGGTGCTCGGCGACCTCCCGAAGCGCGTCCGCGTGATCGACGTCGGCAAGCGGCCGGGCGCCCACGCGGTGCCGCAGGAACGCATCAACGAGATCCTCGTCGCGGAGGCGGTCGCGGGGAACAGGGTCGTACGCCTCAAGGGCGGCGACCCGTTCCTGTTCGGCCGCGGTGGCGAGGAGGTCGCGGCGTGCCGCGCTCGCGGGATCGCGGTCGAGGTGGTGCCCGGTGTCTCGAGCGCGCTCGCCGCCCCTGCCTCGGCGTGCGTCCCGGTGACGCACCGCGGGACGGCGTCCGCGCTCCTCGTCGTGCAGGGGCACGACGAGTTGCCGGAGCTCGCGGTCCAGGCGGTCGTGACGCGGGCGGCGACCGTCGCGGTGCTCATGGGCGTCGCGCGGCTCGCGGAGCACGTCGAGGCCCTGCTCGCCGCGGGCGCGGGCGCGCAGACCCCCGTGGCGATCGTCGAGCAGGCGACGACCGAGGGCGAGCGCGCGACCTTCACGACGCTCGGGTCCCTCGTGCAGACGTGCGCGGACGTCGGCGTGCGGTCGCCCGCCGTCGTCGTGCTGGGCGACGTCGCGGACCCCGCCCTGCTGGGGCTCGACCTCCATGCGCTCGACGTGCCCCTGACGCCCGAGACGCTGGCCGACGGCGCGGGTGTGGACACCTCGGCACCGTCCGACGCGCGCGCGTACGCTCCTCACGTGGACGCTGCAGCCCGCGAGGCCGAGGTGGCCTACGCATGA